From the Coffea eugenioides isolate CCC68of chromosome 1, Ceug_1.0, whole genome shotgun sequence genome, the window TCAACTCCTTTCTGGGCTGCTCGATGGATCCTTCTTCCATGCTATTCTTTGATTCAATCCTCAAGAACTAACGTTTTGAACAAGTGGGTCGCTTCTATTTTGCTGTAAATAATTCTTGAATGTCGAATTTGACAGATTAACGAGTCTCAGGAATTGTTGAGAGAACTTTCAACTGAGTGGGATGACAAGAAGGGAAGTAACTCTCAGAACTGAGGCTCAAGAACGATTTATATACAAACGAATTGTGTCCGAATCCTTTCAAGAATAGGAGAATAACAATAAAGTCTCCGAATCCTTTCAAGAACAGGATATTAACAAACCAATTTTCAGCACCAGCACTTTCCAAAAGTTGTGAACATCAGATTTAGAAACTTCCTAACTTTCCCAAATTTTGATTAATCTGTAATGTGATAGAGTACAATCATATTATCTATCCCAGATGTGGGTAAGATGACAACTTAAGTCGGTCATTGACACTCTCTTTCTTGCTCGCTGATTGAGACCATCTCTTTCCTGCTCTCACTACAATTCCTCTTCCAATCAACCGAGGGTGCAATGTTGCCCATTTGTGCCTAGGGGTGTTAATTGGGCTATTTGAGTCGGATTTTGGCAAGTTCAGACTCGATTCACAAATTATATagattttttaattttgggCTTCAAGATTCGAGCTTAAATTAAAAGGCTCAAACTCAAGTCACTGTATTATTTGAATTTTAGATTTAAATCGGACTAGACTTAAGTTCATaattaaatacataattatacataatatatatttttataattatgagttactataaatttatatatataaattattaacattttatgtcattatatgtataattataaattatagatGTTATTATATACTAGTATTAAGGGCACACCCAATGTGTGTGCAATTAGGAAATAATTAAAATGAATCAATTTTGTATAAATTTTGTTTGTTacataaaaaatttatataaaattttcatgaaagaACTTTGTTTAATATTATTATAGTAATTTGATAATTACAATACTTAGAGTGGTTATGAGTACTTATATTGACAAAATATGATCAAGTGATTAGTGTAAAACTTAATTTTTataaagataaaattgaaagttcaaaagataACAAAAAGTATTCATACCAACTACTATTGCTCAAGcatcatatacatatatatatatatatatatatatatgtgtgtgtgtgtgtgtgtatgggTTGGATCTTAATCAAGTTTGAGACAAGCGTGGCCTAAATTCGACTTATATTTAATTCGAATCTAATATTTAAATTCAAGCTCTACTCGGCCCAATTAAAATTCAAACTCGATTCATAAATTATACGGAATTTTGAATATTGGACTTAGGGCTTTGAGTTTAAATTAAAAGGCTTAAACTTAACTCACAGTATTATATGAGTTTCTGGCTCAAATTGGGCTCGGCCCAAGTTATaattaaatacataattatatataatatatattttataattatgaattaCTATAAATTTATATGTAAATTATTAACATTCTATGTCataatatgtataattataaattatagatATTATTATATGCTAGTATTAATGGCACACCCAATGTATGTGCAATAAGGAAATAATTAAAATGAGTCAATTTTgtataaattttgtttattacatacaaaaaatttatataaaattttcatgaaaaactTTGGTTTATATGATTATAGTAATTTGGTAGTTACAATTCTTAGGGTGGTTATGAGTAgttatattgacaaaatgtGATTAGGTGATTAGAGTAAAACTTAATTTTTGTAAGAgtaaatttgaaagtttaaaaaatgtcaaaaagtATTTATACCAACCACTATTGTTCAAgcattatatattatatatagatatattatatatatatatacatataattatatttatatgtgGGTTGAGTTTTAATCGAACTTGAGCCTAACATGATCTAAACTTGTCTCACATTTAGTTCGAACCTAATACTTAAATCCAAGCTATGCTCGGTCCAATTAAATCTTAGACTCGACGGGCTTTTTTTGGGCCAAACAAGTTGAACTCAGGTTGGCACAACCACATTGATAGCACTATTTCTGCCTAGCTGTAGTGACCTTATATTTCACAGTGTTTCCTAATTTCTTGTAGGACAAATTGCAAAACCCAAAAGGGACAGACAGAATCTTGATAAAGTTTTGAAGAGAGCACCAATCTTTGTTTGCTCcaaaataaaatggtgaaaaATTATTGATCATACCTTAATCTCAATTAGGACCACTGCTATTTCAATAAATTCAGAAGATAAGGCATTTAGACATTGATATGAACACTTTTGCTATCATTACACTCCAGGAGTACTTGTGGAAGCCACCCAGCCTGACTACGACAGAAAGCACTGCAAATTTCTGGATGCCAAATTCAACCAAGTAACTCAAAGAAAGTATATTACCATTTTAGAGCAGGCTTGAGCATCAATCTCTTCAATCTACGCCCCTAGGAAAAGGATTAAAGTTTGAAATCAGATTGACAAAACTGAAGTAACCACATAACACTGAAATTTATACACTCAAACTGACTATATAACAAATGCTAGTGCTAGTGTTCCAACTTCCAAACTGAGTCCAACAATTGAGCTGTCACCGAAAAAGCAACGGGAATCAGTATCGGCCAATACTCACTATTTCTTCTCCTCATTTTCAGCCTCTGCCTTCTTCAAGCCAGTAAAAATATGGCTCATACATCGCCTCTCAATTGCAGCTTGTCATAATCGTTAAACGGCTTCATGCCTGCAAGCAATGGAGCTAAATTTAAATGACAGCAGCAAAAATTGAACTTTAAAATCCGGTTTAATATGATAAAAGGTGATTAAGATAGTTAGTCTTACCTTGAATTTTTAAGCAGGTCTGAGGAAGATACCTCATTTCTGATTTGCAgatgttctttttcttttattaactTTCCTTGTTTATGATTCAGCATTCAAGCAGAAGGGAAAGAAACATGAAGAAAACCTGTGCTTCTTGTTGGTATTGCAGATAAGCCAGTTGAAATCCGTCCTTGCAATTTGCAGAGAAATCAGCCTTCCTTGTATTTTTGGCTGTGGTTCtgaatttgatttttttcacAAACTTGATATCCTTCTTGCTTTCAGGCTTCAATATGTTACAGCATTCCAACTCAGTCTTAACGTTTGAGGTCAAGAATAACTTTGGCACGCGGCCTTATAACAGCatattcaatatctcatatggTCATCTCCAACATTATTGGTACCATGAGTGCAAAATGTTGGAGTCAGAGAGAGAAGAGGTTCTAGAGGCAAGAGGCTGATTGGTGCTGTGTCAATTTTCTTCCACACAGACTGACTTCGATTAAGTAGTGCTGTATTTGCATGAAGAGTGATTGTACAATATATTTACAGAACCATTAAtatgtaaaacattaaagtaTCAAATGTATCAATTGCAGTATCAGTTATCTGAATCAATTTTTAGCATGTATCTCAGCATGTCAATCGTCTAACTCGAAGCACTACTTAACTGATTTGTTCCAGCATCCATTGCTTAAAAAGAAAGTCTTTGTCTCATTGAACTCCAAATGACAAGTGCAACTAGTAACATTAATTAAAGTACACAAGACCTAAGGGTGCCAAAATCTTAGTATTGGAtttagctaataaacaagagcAGATGGAAAGCAAAGAATTGCAGAAGAGCACACTTAGTATGCGTAGAGAAACTCACAAGTCTAATATGCAATAACTCGATAACTTTGAGGAATCAAAGGGTATAATTCCCCAACTTCTTTCGACTGGTGATCTAGTTTTAAACTGGTAGTATCCTTGAATGTATGCATGACAAAGTACTGTCCTTCTAAACTACCATGTCCATACCCATCTCCATAGCACAATCAAAAGATTCAAATTCTTATATTAACAGGTGTAACCACAATGACATTCACTTGGTAAGAATCAGCCATAGTACCAACGATATGGTTCCAATGGCAAGCTCATACACCTTCAGTTTTGAATAGCTAGTCTGATCTTTGCCAAAAGAAATAGCCGGAGGAAGAAATATCAATCACAATACAAGAATACTTCAATAGATTTTAACAAGGTAAGCCATTCCACTAGATAAGTCATTGCATATGCAGCCAAATGGCAACCTACCTCACAAAATACAAGATAAACAAGCAAAAAAGCATAAAAGCAAGAGAATTTAATTTCTCAGACCAGTAATAAGAGCTAACAACGTGAATGCTCAGTCCCAATCATATGTCCTAACAAATACAACCTGGCAATCCTTGGAACATTTTCGGAATGACAATATCCTGTTGCACTCTTCTGACCAAGACAACCAAGGCTTTATAACAACACCAACAGTCATCTTCTTTAAAGATTTTCCATTCTCCAAAAGGTGCTCAACTAGCTTGAACTGATCTTCCTGCCCCCTGAAACGTTCGATTTCTATCTCCTTGAGATGTTGTATGAAGGATGCTGGAATAGTCTTTGGCCAAAAGCAGCTAAATTCTTCTACATATAGCTCGTACCTATACACCTGTCCATTTGCAGAAGATTATCAATTCTACGATCAAAGGTTCAACATTTGTCCATTATCAGGAGATTAGCGACCAGAAAATATGAACTTTGACTTATCAGTTACTCACAAAAGGAAAGATGAGCACTTCAAGGTTAGGAGCAATTTCCAGTAAGCTTGGTACCACTTTCCAGAACAGAACATGATCAAAGTCACCATCAATAGAGGTATCGAGCTCCAAACTCTTCAATTTGCTGAAAGTCGGCAATGATTGTTGACAATAATAGACCATCTTCAGTCAAAAATGGAGGGGGATTAAACTACTTACTTGATAGTATAAAATTTCAGTTACACTATATCTAAAAGTAAAAGCTTTGGAATGACAAAACCAAAGTGAAAGGCAAAAGTGAGACCATACCTGCAGACTCTGCCCATATAAATGAAGTGATTTCACACTTTGTAACCCCTTAATAAGCTCAAAACCTCGCTGACTTCGCACCAACAAACTGCTTTCAGTTATTTCTTCTGGATTAAACTCTAGCCCTATCGTGGCTCTAACAAGGGACGACATATTCCGGACGAAACTGATATCAGAAGCATAACCAGTATACTTGAAATACTTAACATTTGGCGTATCTAGATAAACTTTATGATTTCCGTAGTCCACGAATTCTAGATATTCAAGATGGGTCAACTTCAAAACAACACTAAACTCACCTTCCAAGCATCCCAGTTCGAGTTTTCTAAGTAAAAGACTAGAAATATCAAGAACTCCATCCATGTTGCTTAAATGATCAAAATTCAGTATCAATTCTTCAAGCAAAGGACAGCAGTCAATAAACCTCTGAATAGAACCTTCATCTACCATTTTGAAGCCTATCAAGTGCATTACCTTAAGGTTTGGTAAAGAAACTAAGTCAGGGATGATCAGATCCACAGCCTTCCACAGTTTCAAACTTACTAGTGTTTTGCAGGTGAACATTAACGGTGGTGATAATCTGCTTGTTTCATCCTCCATCAGACAAATATCAAGTTCTTTGACCTTGCACAGAAGTGCAGCGGATATCAACGAGTGAATTCCTAATCGATAATTGTCACCACAGGGTCTTACAAAGAGACGAAATTTCCTTAAAGGAGCTCCATTTCGTCGCAGAATAAGTCTAAAGCCGAAGTTTAGAAAATCAGGGAACATAAGATCCGGATCAGCATCTTCGCCCATAAAAGGCCTAGCTGTATTGATGCTGAGATAAACATCAGGAAGTTGAACAAAAAGGTTTCTCCATCTAGTGGATAGGACTGAGGTCAGTGCTGCATCTTCTGTACTGTAAAGGAATGACAGGACGTGGCAGAGAATTTCATCCGGAAGGGCACTCAACCTATCAATTTCTTCATCATTGCCATCTGGGGTCTTAGCATTTCTTTTGAGAGCCTTACAGTCTGGAATATCAGCCATTATTGGAGACTGTTTCTTGAAAATTAACCAACTGGgcttttatcaattttgttaaaaCAACTCAGGATCAACTAGGATTTCCTCAATTCGTCAAAATTTCTGATCTTCTGTCatactaaaactaaaaataggAATAGGAATCTTTCCCAACCTGAAGGCTTCAAACTAATCGATTATTTCATGAATGCATAATAACTATCAAAACTAAAAGATAAGAGGCAACTTAAACTAGAAAAAAGAACCTGCATTTTTCGGTGTGTTGCAGTTAAGCATTTGATTAATTGAAGCCCTCTTTGGAATCATGTAGGGAAACGTGAATCTGTGCTTGTTCTGGCAGTTCGAGAAGTGTCTGCTGCAAGAATTCGATCGGAACTCCGTAATCTCCGATCTTAAGCACATTTCTTGAGCCCTGGAAGCCTTCTCTATATTAGGCTGCCACCTGTACAACAACTGCTATGCATCCTACTTTATTTGGCGGGAAAAGTACCCCTTCCCTCCAAGTGGGAGTTGGCTCCTCTACAAAGAGTCTCCACTCTCCAATACTTCAATCCAATTTTGGATTAATGACGCGTGTATTAAGGATATATGAGATTACCTCTAGTAAAGTGAAAGTAAAGTGAAAATCACCTGTTTCATCATTCATATTTCgtaaaaaaatattcttttaatCTCTTATTTTTAAAACGAAATAAATTCATCTctaacatttaaaaattaaaactattatATTATTGAATCCAACTTCCAATCTTAATCAAACTGTCTGGTAATCTAATAATAAATTTCGAagatagaattgatagatcactCCATCATCTCCATCAAATTTGCATGACATTTactgaaccaaaaaaaaaaattaaaaatatatatagcaTAAAAAAGCTGTTCTTTGTTTTGGAATGGTaagatttcttttttggataaattttttCGTGCACTATTAGTATATATATTTGCGAGTCTATATGTATAGCATACATAAAAAGTTTGGTGTTTGAATTTAAATTGAATTGACGTGACAAGTATTTAGATCCGTCAATATATACAATGAGAATGtagaaaaaattaatccttTTTTAATgctattgtcgcgccccactttttgaatgagaTGATGTGTGGGTgtgtagtggaatgtgaacgtgtgtaaatgaaaagtaaaaggccatgggacttgagaatgcaacgatttggccaaacaaagttcaaaaggggggttttaatgaaaaatggagtcgccacttggtatagagttagggtgtaccaagtcacccaaaaagaaattttctaaaggaaagatagaaagaaaccccttttaaacgactcctagtccacgtaaaccaacgaaaaaggttcgggagtcacatttgacgaaggggaaggcaaggataaaaatccaaggcaccccttcgacctagccaaggctagttgcgtgatttagccccacctttcctaatttttctacccaaggtatgtatcgcgtgttggatatgactatatgaatgcaaaaacctagacctagggggacatgggggaaatttctcttcaaaggtggagtggtgccaatcacattaattgtgaagcccaataatgatcctttggagaggtcacacataatcctaaatgacgtaaaaatgagtggaatgcatgccatgtgaaaatgtgagtttgtgtgaagtgagaaaagtgataaaaataataggatgtaagtggaggtgtgcaaatgtatttacaaggtaaggtgagtaaagaatgataatgtgaaaataacataaagtgcatgtgtgcgagtgatatggtataaagTATGAGTAGTCGAATGAAAACGTGCAAAattaaagtagtgtgaagtgagaatgtagaaaaagggatagaatataaagtaagcgTATAGGATAGcgaataaatgaaatgcatgaaccctataggaatgcatcaaaacgggaacggggagtcctaactttgtgactttaatcttccctttgattagaagggggaactagcTTGCTAAGGCTATtgggtagccacactcgctcgtttcccttatcgaaaggggactcttcaagcaaatgtgccctataactagcatgaggtgcaaaaaatcttaaaatgaggggaaaaggggttcgaggagcatgccaaatgataaaaactaagaaaaatgcatgaaatgtagtgaacatgcaaatatgcaaatatgcactaacgaaagggggacggcctattgggtctagcgttggactagccctttctaagaatttcctactagtgttggactagtggacaacgggacaatgaaccacaactagcgttggactagtgtggtgacgggaaagggggccacaactagcattggactagtgtggtgacgtccattcatccatcacattcattcatgactataaaaagcgagtagacatgcgaatcacttataaacacgtagcacataacacttagtatgctcgactagatgcaagggcctaataaagcaaattaacacatagcaaccaaaacaagtaatgaacctattacacttgctaactaaaacaaaaggggaaggggaaatggacaaaatgctctccaagccctatctattacaagccaagaggtgtacacataccccataaataaataacttaaataaaagtaaaagtaaatgaaataaatgaaaggaattaataaaaggcaaggaaagcgaagtagacatgcaattttcacttagcacgttggatcacgtAGAAGAgacaaaaaaagataaaagaagttatacctccctcacgatggtaatcaaatgaagtaaaaatggcttcaaaacaataaaaaggtcaaggtaccactttatttaagaaaaattaaaagaaatgtgcaaaaacaaagctcacttgattataaagtccctaaagtcatgtcttaagcgcaattgaagcaaagcatggtagttaattgaagcaaacaagcaatgaagttgcacaaattaaaattatcaaggaccaatttgatgaaattctttaattgattgggtcctagtggaacaagaagagacttggggggttggaATGTAATTTTCtggaaattatttcatgcaaaagCATGCAACCCCACGTAGAAAGCTTTCtgcaaatattttcttaggCTTTTAAGCCTTTACAACTTTGCATGACAGATTTtctaagaaaacaaaacaaaactctcaaaccaaaatccaacttcaAGTTCCTACCAAACTCATCATACATGCAAGAGCCAAAACGAAGATGATTTCTATGCAAATCTGGTACAACAAACTGAAAATCATTCCAGCAACAAAAAGACTTTCAGCAACAACGAAtgaagcttgctgcaattttcttaccaattcagatttttatcacagctttgattagatgtttttaaaacccaacatcacaacCCTAAACCAAGCCACTAACTATACCACCACCATGACCCAAACAAACTGGAAACTCAAGAAGATATCATGCAAAATTCTGGAACACTTGTACAAATGATTCAGCAGTTTCGATGGTTCATATTAGCAAGTGTTCAAGCGTAATTCAAATATTTCTTTTGACCCAAATAGGCAAACTCAGcacaaatttttccttttcttacctTCGGCATGAGATTAAGCATGCAAGTCATGTATGAAAGCTCAACAAACCAGTCACGGAAAAGAAAACATCACAGAAAAATGTAGCAGCTTTGCTGCGAATTTCATAGCTTCAAACTTGCGTAGGTTATGTTAAACTCACCATTGTTACCACAACCCACATATCGGACTACCAGCCAACAAACGAAACTTACCATTTAATCCTAAAGCCAACATCAAACATTACAGAAACAACCAAAACAGCTAAGCAACACATAAGGAAAACATCCGAAACAGACTTGTTCAAAGTCTTTATACCATTTTCTGGATTCTGCTCGTTCATCATACGAACAGAAACTATGAGCTTAAACAAGTATTCATGACACTAGCTTAAAGAAACTAAATTTCTACCTTGAAAATCGATCTAAAATAAACCCTACTACAGATTTGTTTCTGCCGAAAAAAATTCTGGATGAAGATCAATCCAAGTTGGAAAACTTTTCTGCAATATCTTTTCGGCCAAGACATAAACAAGCAGAATACCGACTCATTACCCCAACTTCAGATTTCTCATGACCCAAATAAGAACCCTCAAACGCATTGAAGCTGAGACAGAACCAGTAAACAACAAGAACATGCAAGCTAACGACTAAAGATAGCAGCTTTTGGGCTGTACAATAAAAAGGGAACTCATGAAACATCATCTGTCCAGCAACCAGATTTCGTATGAAATGAAAAATAGGCAGAGAAAGGGTCGAAGGCTACCTGTTCACCACCTTTGGATTTGCAGCTTCAGTTTAAATGCGAGGCAGATTTGGATGAGGTAGCTACCTGGGCTTCTCTCGGTCCTCCTGTTTGCCTCCCTGATTTTGCTGCTCTCCACCGTCAACTTAGAACCTCCGTAGCCTTTTCTTTCTATAGCCGCCAACTGCCCCTTTCCCACCTTGCTTTCTCTCGCTTTTCTCACTTCTCCGATTGCAGCCTCACCTTAGCTCTCTATCCGTTCATTCTCTACCCAACTCCCTCGTTCTCTCCTGCTTTCCGTTTTTCTTCCCGTTAGCTCCCATCCCGTCTTTTGCTTTCTACAGCCGTCACTCTCTccttctgttttcttttcccgCCGCCAACTAGCCCCTCAAACTCTCACTTTATCCCCTTTCCAGCTACCACAAAAAGCTGCGTTCTTTTCTTCTCAGACCCTAGTCACTCATCTCTCTCCACCAGCCGTCAAGTTTTCTctcgttttttcttttctttgccgTTCTCTCCAAAAAAAACCCCCTTATCTCTCCGCTGTTGCTCCCTTTTATAGGGGCCTCCAGCCTTAAACCCTCACCTTAACGATGAGGATGAGGGGCTTGTTACTCCTGTAAAATCTAGCCCTCCGATGGTCTTCTGTGAgtgtcctttgcacgctgcaaaaaattgcagcgtgcatgccgcgacattttttttttttttttaataactaattaatatagataactaattacctaataataaataaaaaataaaaataaatgcagaaatgctaacgaaatgctaattttctttctttttcttcttctttttttcctttttttctttttaaagtaatttaacaaaaatgataataaaagtaagtaaaaatcaacaatttaattaacatcagataaaaataaataaactagaaataataaacagcaaaaatggcaatttttatttttcttttcatttttaaataatgaaactaaatccaaaacaactaaaacatattttttttgaacacttttctttttcctttgagaaattctatgctaaaatggctaaaataactaaaactaaaagtaaataaaactaattgtgacaaataaaaatagaacaaataaaaaacgaatagtaaataaataaataataaaacaccaaaaatttggtgtctacagctataatttttatttttcttgccaTGTCATTTGTTAGAATATTCGCTTTTCATCTTTGGCAAATCGATTGCCTTTCTTGCCATGTCATTTGTTAGAACACATGAAAGCTAGCTTGGAGAGCCTTTTTCTGATTTCATTTTATAGATGTTGATATATAATTTGTGTTGAGCAAAAAATTAATCTAATTTGCAAAATCATTCTCGTATTTTTGTTATGTAATATATTAAGAGCATGTttcataaaactgaaatttgacaTCTAAAATCTAaagtttgaatccattaaactacaaaattgttaagtactaaatacatttgagtgcatatcacattaagtaataagtgaatagtttatcacttatttttttggAGTAACTTTTGTTTAGCAAATTCAGTGCctcttaattaattcaaatattattttaagttATCAAACACGTTTGAACATattaaaatctgaatccatAGGTTTAAGCGCTGAATGCAGTTTATTCAATTCTCATTCCAtatatcatttgcattaatTGCAATTATATCAAAATGGAATTGGAAACTCTAAGTTCATATAATTAACTCGTTTCTTTACTCTCCTAATCAAAAGTATGAATTTTATTCCAAACATAGAGTAAACTTTTCCTAAACTACCAATGTAATAATGTTTATACACTAACAAGTGCGGATGAATGTTATGTATCtttattcaaaattcaaaattcttgTTTGAACATGTGTTATGCACATAAACTTGCTCGTGTATAATATTCCCATATGCCATTAGTGTACAAATTAAGATTAGTCCAGATAGATattattatctatttttttaAGTTAAAGAACTTGGATATAAAGATAGATCATGTTTTTGTGGTTTTAAGCATTCA encodes:
- the LOC113765705 gene encoding F-box protein At4g22280-like — translated: MADIPDCKALKRNAKTPDGNDEEIDRLSALPDEILCHVLSFLYSTEDAALTSVLSTRWRNLFVQLPDVYLSINTARPFMGEDADPDLMFPDFLNFGFRLILRRNGAPLRKFRLFVRPCGDNYRLGIHSLISAALLCKVKELDICLMEDETSRLSPPLMFTCKTLVSLKLWKAVDLIIPDLVSLPNLKVMHLIGFKMVDEGSIQRFIDCCPLLEELILNFDHLSNMDGVLDISSLLLRKLELGCLEGEFSVVLKLTHLEYLEFVDYGNHKVYLDTPNVKYFKYTGYASDISFVRNMSSLVRATIGLEFNPEEITESSLLVRSQRGFELIKGLQSVKSLHLYGQSLQMVYYCQQSLPTFSKLKSLELDTSIDGDFDHVLFWKVVPSLLEIAPNLEVLIFPFVYRYELYVEEFSCFWPKTIPASFIQHLKEIEIERFRGQEDQFKLVEHLLENGKSLKKMTVGVVIKPWLSWSEECNRILSFRKCSKDCQVVFVRTYDWD